Proteins co-encoded in one Fibrobacter sp. UWT2 genomic window:
- a CDS encoding SufD family Fe-S cluster assembly protein — protein sequence MDAITRIKQLGMPRRNNELWTFFPVNKIQAPEFPSECTCDEDFASEDDFAALLPIACNARQLVKTIADGENEMAMLKCNNDFGRTVLNIGKNAKASIEILDNKVMHEICAERFDINVAEGAELEIFFANPANDLPLTFRHFDIKQDANSTVHFANVLQDSGIGRISARVELNGEGANFDYRSLNILKGTASKHQRLTILHNAPSTVSTQFVRNILDESAYASYDGQVVVGNNCSQVNSSQLVNTILLSDGPSVSVKPVLKIYHDDVECTHGNTVGELDKDQMFYLTSRGIPADKAREMLTKAFAKELFLELPDGAAKKRLMQAL from the coding sequence ATGGACGCCATTACCCGCATTAAACAATTGGGAATGCCGCGTCGCAATAACGAATTGTGGACGTTTTTCCCGGTCAACAAGATTCAGGCTCCTGAATTTCCGAGTGAATGCACTTGCGATGAAGACTTCGCAAGCGAAGATGACTTTGCCGCCCTTTTGCCCATTGCCTGCAACGCCCGCCAGTTGGTGAAGACGATTGCCGATGGCGAAAACGAAATGGCGATGCTCAAGTGCAACAACGACTTCGGTCGTACCGTTTTGAACATCGGCAAGAACGCAAAGGCGAGCATTGAAATCCTTGACAACAAGGTGATGCATGAAATTTGCGCAGAACGCTTCGATATCAATGTCGCTGAAGGCGCCGAACTCGAAATCTTTTTTGCGAACCCCGCCAACGACTTGCCGCTAACCTTTAGGCATTTCGACATCAAGCAGGACGCAAATTCTACGGTGCATTTTGCGAACGTTTTGCAAGACAGCGGCATTGGCCGCATCAGTGCGCGCGTAGAATTGAACGGCGAAGGCGCGAACTTCGATTACCGCAGCCTGAATATTCTGAAGGGCACAGCCTCTAAGCACCAGCGCCTGACAATTTTGCACAACGCTCCCAGCACGGTGAGCACGCAGTTCGTGCGTAACATTCTCGACGAAAGCGCTTATGCCAGCTACGACGGCCAGGTGGTCGTGGGCAACAACTGCAGCCAGGTGAATTCGAGCCAGCTGGTGAATACGATTCTTTTGAGCGACGGCCCGAGCGTTTCGGTGAAGCCGGTGCTCAAGATTTACCACGACGATGTGGAATGTACGCACGGCAATACCGTGGGCGAACTCGACAAGGATCAGATGTTCTATTTGACGAGCCGCGGAATTCCGGCCGATAAGGCCCGCGAAATGCTCACTAAGGCATTCGCGAAGGAATTGTTCCTGGAATTGCCCGATGGGGCCGCGAAGAAACGGCTGATGCAGGCGCTCTAG
- the sufC gene encoding Fe-S cluster assembly ATPase SufC, whose translation MLSIKNLKASIEDGTQILKGINLEVKPGEVHAIMGPNGSGKSTLSKVIAGHPAYTVNDGSVTLDGKDLLSMEICDRANSGLFISTQYPTEIPGVNNVEFLQMALNSKRAYLGLEPLADADFKKLCEEKMAMLEMDDRYRDRGVNDGFSGGEKKRNEILQMAILDPKVSFLDETDSGLDIDALRIVAHGINQIMSPEKAVILVTHYQRLLDYIKPTYVHVLRHGKIILSGGPELALKLEEQGYDWIEEN comes from the coding sequence ATGCTGTCCATCAAGAACCTGAAAGCTAGTATCGAAGACGGAACCCAAATTTTGAAGGGAATCAACCTGGAAGTCAAACCGGGCGAAGTCCATGCCATTATGGGCCCCAACGGTTCCGGCAAAAGTACGCTTTCGAAGGTGATTGCAGGCCACCCCGCCTACACCGTGAATGACGGTTCCGTGACGCTTGATGGCAAGGATCTGCTCTCGATGGAAATTTGCGACCGCGCGAATTCCGGTCTGTTCATCAGCACGCAGTACCCCACCGAAATTCCGGGCGTGAACAATGTGGAATTCTTGCAGATGGCGCTGAATTCCAAGCGCGCCTACCTGGGGCTTGAACCGCTCGCCGATGCAGACTTCAAGAAGCTCTGCGAAGAAAAGATGGCCATGCTCGAAATGGATGACCGTTACCGCGACCGCGGCGTGAACGACGGCTTTAGCGGTGGCGAAAAGAAGCGCAACGAAATTCTGCAGATGGCTATTTTGGATCCGAAGGTATCGTTCCTCGACGAAACGGACTCGGGCCTCGACATTGACGCTCTCCGCATTGTGGCTCATGGCATCAACCAGATTATGTCGCCCGAGAAGGCGGTGATTCTGGTGACGCACTACCAGAGACTTTTGGACTACATCAAGCCGACTTACGTGCATGTGCTGCGCCACGGCAAGATTATTCTTTCGGGCGGTCCGGAACTCGCCCTCAAGCTCGAAGAACAAGGTTACGACTGGATCGAGGAAAACTAA